In a genomic window of Rhodovulum sp. P5:
- a CDS encoding L-malyl-CoA/beta-methylmalyl-CoA lyase: MSFRIQPTPVSRPNRCQLFGPGSRPAIFEKMAASAADVINLDLEDSVAPDDKDAARVNIIQAIGDIDWGGKHLSVRINGLDTPYWYRDVVDLLENASDRLDQIMIPKVGCAADIYAVDALVTAVERAKGRTKPIAFEVIIESAAGIAHVEEIAAASPRLQAMSLGAADFAASMGMATTGIGGTQENYYMIREGAKYWSDPWHWAQTAIVAACRTHGVLPVDGPFGDFSDDEGFRAQALRSATLGMVGKWAIHPKQVALANEVFTPSEEAVAEAREILAAMEKAKAEGAGATVYKGRLVDIASIKQAEVIVKQSEMIGAA, encoded by the coding sequence ATGTCCTTCCGTATCCAGCCCACGCCGGTCTCTCGTCCCAACCGCTGCCAATTGTTCGGCCCGGGGTCGCGCCCCGCGATCTTCGAGAAGATGGCGGCCAGCGCCGCGGACGTGATCAACCTCGATCTTGAGGATTCGGTGGCCCCCGACGACAAGGATGCGGCGCGGGTGAATATCATCCAGGCCATTGGCGATATCGACTGGGGCGGCAAGCATCTGAGCGTCCGCATCAACGGGCTGGATACCCCCTACTGGTATCGCGATGTGGTGGACCTGCTGGAAAACGCGTCGGACCGGCTGGATCAGATCATGATCCCCAAGGTGGGCTGTGCCGCCGACATCTATGCCGTCGACGCACTGGTCACCGCGGTCGAACGCGCCAAGGGCCGGACCAAGCCCATCGCGTTCGAAGTGATCATCGAATCCGCCGCTGGCATCGCCCATGTCGAAGAAATCGCGGCGGCCAGCCCGCGCCTGCAGGCGATGAGCCTTGGCGCCGCCGATTTCGCAGCCTCGATGGGCATGGCCACCACGGGCATCGGCGGGACGCAGGAAAACTACTACATGATCCGCGAAGGGGCGAAATACTGGTCCGACCCGTGGCATTGGGCGCAAACCGCCATCGTCGCCGCCTGCCGCACCCACGGCGTGCTGCCGGTCGACGGCCCGTTCGGCGACTTCTCGGATGACGAAGGGTTCCGCGCGCAGGCGCTGCGCTCTGCCACGCTGGGCATGGTCGGCAAATGGGCGATCCACCCCAAGCAGGTGGCGCTGGCCAACGAGGTGTTCACGCCGTCCGAAGAAGCCGTGGCCGAGGCGCGCGAGATCCTCGCCGCGATGGAAAAGGCCAAGGCCGAGGGCGCAGGCGCAACCGTCTACAAGGGCCGTCTGGTCGACATCGCCTCGATCAAGCAGGCCGAGGTGATCGTGAAACAGTCCGAGATGATCGGCGCTGCGTGA
- the dgcN gene encoding N-acetyltransferase DgcN, with product MIETPYLLFLGDAPDQLSSKVAQGIRDWRPDNAVGQYRMEGCKADLRLPDMDLAEARAAGAKTLVVGVANRGGVISPAWKKVLVAALEEGFDLASGLHNLLRNEPDLAAVAKATGRALHDVRVPEVAYPIANGKRRRGKRCLAVGTDCSVGKMYTALALDRDMKARGLKSTFRATGQTGILITGDGVPLDAVVADFMAGAIEWLTPDNDPDHWDIIEGQGSLFHVSYSGVTLALIHGGQPDALILSHEPTRPHMRGLPDYGLPSLEAVRDVSLTLARFANPDVQVVGVSVNTAALDEAAALACMAEIEDRMGLPTVDPFRQGAGRLVDALVAL from the coding sequence ATGATCGAAACGCCGTATCTGCTGTTTCTCGGGGACGCGCCGGACCAGCTATCGTCAAAGGTGGCGCAGGGTATCCGGGATTGGCGGCCGGACAATGCCGTGGGCCAATACCGGATGGAGGGCTGCAAGGCCGATCTTCGGCTTCCGGACATGGATCTGGCAGAGGCGCGTGCCGCAGGTGCAAAGACGCTTGTTGTGGGCGTTGCCAATCGCGGCGGGGTGATCTCGCCCGCTTGGAAAAAGGTGCTGGTTGCCGCGCTTGAGGAAGGGTTCGACCTTGCCAGCGGTCTGCACAACCTGTTGCGCAATGAACCCGACCTTGCTGCCGTGGCCAAGGCGACGGGCCGCGCCCTGCACGACGTCAGGGTGCCCGAGGTGGCCTATCCCATCGCGAACGGAAAGCGGCGCAGGGGGAAGCGGTGCTTGGCCGTGGGCACGGACTGCTCGGTGGGCAAGATGTACACCGCGCTGGCGCTGGATCGGGACATGAAGGCGCGCGGGCTGAAATCGACCTTCCGGGCGACGGGGCAGACCGGCATCCTGATCACCGGGGATGGCGTGCCACTGGACGCCGTAGTGGCCGATTTCATGGCCGGGGCGATCGAATGGCTGACGCCCGACAACGACCCCGACCATTGGGATATCATCGAGGGGCAGGGGAGCCTTTTCCACGTCTCCTATTCCGGGGTCACCCTTGCGCTGATCCACGGGGGGCAACCTGACGCTCTGATCCTCAGCCACGAACCCACGCGTCCGCATATGCGGGGGCTGCCGGACTATGGCCTGCCGAGCCTTGAAGCGGTGCGCGACGTGTCGCTGACACTGGCCCGCTTTGCCAACCCCGACGTTCAGGTGGTGGGGGTTTCCGTCAACACCGCTGCGCTGGATGAGGCTGCGGCCCTGGCCTGCATGGCCGAGATCGAGGACCGGATGGGACTGCCGACGGTGGATCCGTTTCGGCAGGGCGCGGGACGTCTGGTGGATGCGCTCGTGGCGCTGTAG
- the dgcA gene encoding N-acetyl-D-Glu racemase DgcA: protein MKIAVTKDTFQFAEPFTISRGSRSEAVVLTVRVSANGATAWGECVPYARYGETPESVAALIEGLPDSVNRQNLQELLPAGAARNAVDCALWDLSAKRADKRVWQLLGLPTPKPVVTAYTLSLDTPENMRAAAAKNAHRPLLKIKLGTEADMPRLEAVREGAPKARIIVDANEGWSAEVYADLAPHLVRLGVELVEQPLPADADDMLAEIERPVPVCADESCHDRASLPALKGKYDVVNIKLDKTGGLTEAMALRAEARKQGFGIMVGCMVGSSLAMAPAVVVAQGAAVVDLDGPLLLAEDRPVPLKYDAAGAHPPSPFLWG, encoded by the coding sequence ATGAAGATTGCAGTCACCAAAGATACGTTCCAGTTCGCCGAACCGTTCACCATCTCTCGCGGCTCCAGAAGCGAGGCGGTGGTGCTGACGGTCCGTGTTTCCGCCAATGGTGCCACGGCATGGGGCGAATGTGTGCCCTATGCCCGCTATGGCGAAACGCCGGAAAGCGTGGCCGCGCTGATCGAGGGCTTGCCCGATAGCGTCAACCGCCAGAACCTTCAGGAGTTGCTGCCTGCCGGGGCCGCCCGAAATGCCGTGGATTGCGCGCTTTGGGACCTGTCGGCCAAGCGGGCGGACAAACGGGTCTGGCAATTGCTGGGCCTGCCCACGCCAAAGCCGGTCGTGACGGCCTATACGCTGTCGCTGGACACGCCCGAGAACATGCGCGCTGCCGCGGCCAAGAATGCCCACCGACCGCTGCTGAAGATCAAGCTGGGCACCGAGGCCGACATGCCGCGGCTGGAGGCCGTGCGCGAAGGCGCCCCCAAGGCCCGGATCATCGTGGACGCCAACGAGGGGTGGAGCGCCGAGGTCTACGCCGACCTTGCCCCCCATCTGGTCCGGCTGGGCGTCGAACTGGTGGAACAGCCCCTGCCGGCCGATGCCGATGACATGCTGGCCGAAATCGAACGCCCGGTGCCGGTCTGTGCAGATGAGTCCTGCCATGACCGGGCAAGCCTGCCGGCGCTGAAGGGCAAGTACGACGTCGTCAACATCAAGCTCGACAAGACCGGCGGCCTGACAGAGGCGATGGCGCTGCGGGCCGAGGCCAGGAAACAGGGGTTCGGCATCATGGTCGGCTGCATGGTGGGGTCGAGCCTTGCCATGGCACCCGCGGTCGTGGTGGCGCAGGGCGCGGCGGTGGTGGACCTTGACGGCCCGCTGCTTCTGGCCGAAGACCGGCCGGTGCCGCTGAAGTACGACGCCGCGGGTGCGCACCCGCCGAGCCCGTTCTTATGGGGCTGA
- a CDS encoding D-amino-acid transaminase encodes MSRTVYVNGVYMPEEEAKVSIFDRGFLFADGVYEVTSVLGGKLVDFHGHARRLERSLGELDMPAPVTVEELLDIHRELIVRNEVTEGMIYLQITRGAPADRDFVFPDPEATPPTLVLFTQSKALIESPAAEKGLSVISIDDIRWGRRDIKTVQLLYPSMCKMMAKKAGADDAWMVEDGFVTEGTSNNAYIVKGGKIITRSLGTEILHGITRAAVLKFAREAQMEVEERPFTLEEAKQADEAFITSASTFVMPVVSVDGVSLGDGTPGPVARRLRELYIDESVKAAI; translated from the coding sequence ATGAGCCGGACCGTCTATGTCAACGGGGTCTACATGCCCGAGGAAGAGGCCAAGGTCTCGATCTTCGACCGCGGTTTCCTGTTTGCCGATGGCGTTTATGAGGTGACGAGCGTTCTGGGCGGCAAGTTGGTCGATTTCCACGGTCACGCAAGGCGGCTGGAACGGTCGCTGGGCGAGTTGGACATGCCCGCCCCGGTGACGGTGGAAGAACTGCTGGATATCCATCGCGAATTGATCGTCCGCAACGAGGTGACCGAGGGGATGATCTATCTACAGATCACCCGCGGCGCGCCGGCCGACCGTGACTTCGTGTTCCCCGACCCCGAAGCGACCCCGCCAACCCTTGTGCTGTTCACGCAATCCAAGGCCCTGATCGAAAGCCCGGCCGCGGAGAAGGGGCTCTCGGTCATCTCCATCGACGATATCCGTTGGGGACGGCGCGACATCAAGACGGTGCAACTGCTGTACCCGTCGATGTGCAAGATGATGGCCAAGAAGGCCGGCGCCGACGATGCGTGGATGGTCGAGGACGGTTTCGTGACCGAAGGCACCTCGAACAACGCCTATATCGTGAAGGGCGGCAAGATCATCACCCGAAGCCTCGGTACCGAGATCCTGCACGGGATCACCCGTGCCGCCGTCCTGAAATTCGCGCGCGAGGCGCAGATGGAGGTAGAGGAACGCCCCTTCACCCTGGAGGAGGCCAAGCAGGCGGACGAGGCGTTCATCACCTCGGCGTCGACCTTCGTGATGCCGGTGGTCTCGGTCGATGGGGTGTCGCTGGGCGATGGCACGCCGGGCCCCGTGGCGCGACGGCTGCGTGAACTTTACATCGACGAAAGCGTCAAGGCCGCCATCTGA
- a CDS encoding SulP family inorganic anion transporter, producing the protein MKAPAPTIVQFTPKIVSVMAEGYGLRAFRADLIAGLTVAVVALPLSLAIAIASGVPPDRGLVTAIIGGFLVSLLGGSRYQIGGPAGAFIVLVLATVQRHGLDGLALATFLSGIFLAAAGALRLGSFVKFIPYPVTVGFTAGIGVIILVSQMRPFLGLTLDGPEPGPFLEKLPVLWDALPTFSLLNVAMGVGAFAFISVQRRMAPRFPGMLAAIALAGFTVWLMKLPVPTIGSAYGGLSSSLPAPHLPDLSWGKVQAVLPDALAFTLLGAIESLLSAVVADSMTGRRHRSNAELVGQGVANMATACFGGFCVTGTIARTATNVRSGAHGPVAGMIHALALLAMVLLLAPLASAIPLAALAGVLVSVAWHMIDLKAIRTLLRTARAEAVVLLATLAMTVLRDLTEAIVTGLALGALVFMHRMAQMSGVDTMLDEADTVSRPEDRGETRETVVLRLTGAYFFGSAPVIESVLDQIVARPRHLILDLADVPLLDMTGAHSLTGFIRKAQDQGMQVTLAAPRPQHMEMLKAAGLPDTTARAPDVATARKRAV; encoded by the coding sequence ATGAAAGCGCCCGCGCCTACAATCGTGCAATTCACCCCCAAGATCGTCTCGGTCATGGCGGAGGGCTATGGCCTGCGCGCCTTCCGCGCCGACCTGATCGCCGGCCTGACCGTCGCCGTGGTCGCGCTGCCCCTGTCACTGGCCATCGCGATTGCCTCTGGCGTGCCGCCGGACCGTGGGTTGGTGACCGCCATTATCGGCGGGTTCCTCGTGTCGCTTCTGGGCGGCAGCCGGTACCAGATCGGCGGTCCGGCGGGGGCCTTTATCGTTCTGGTTCTGGCCACGGTGCAGCGGCACGGGCTGGACGGTCTGGCGCTCGCGACATTCCTTTCGGGGATATTTCTGGCCGCGGCGGGCGCGCTGCGGCTGGGCAGTTTCGTCAAGTTCATTCCCTACCCGGTCACGGTGGGCTTTACCGCCGGGATCGGCGTCATCATCCTTGTCAGCCAGATGCGGCCGTTCCTAGGGCTCACGCTGGACGGGCCGGAACCGGGCCCCTTTCTGGAAAAGCTGCCGGTCCTATGGGATGCGCTGCCGACCTTCAGCCTCCTGAACGTCGCGATGGGTGTCGGCGCGTTCGCGTTCATCAGCGTCCAGCGCCGGATGGCCCCGCGCTTTCCCGGGATGCTGGCGGCCATCGCGCTGGCCGGCTTTACGGTCTGGCTGATGAAACTGCCCGTGCCGACCATCGGCAGCGCCTATGGCGGGCTCTCCTCCAGCCTGCCCGCACCGCACCTGCCAGACCTGTCTTGGGGAAAGGTGCAGGCCGTGCTGCCCGACGCGCTGGCTTTCACCCTGCTGGGGGCCATCGAGTCGCTTTTGTCCGCCGTGGTCGCGGACTCGATGACCGGGCGGCGCCATCGCTCAAACGCCGAACTGGTCGGGCAAGGTGTGGCCAACATGGCCACGGCCTGTTTCGGCGGCTTCTGCGTCACCGGCACCATCGCGCGAACGGCAACCAATGTCCGCTCCGGCGCGCATGGCCCCGTGGCGGGCATGATCCATGCGCTTGCCCTTCTGGCGATGGTCCTGCTGTTGGCCCCGCTGGCAAGCGCCATCCCGCTGGCCGCGCTTGCTGGCGTCCTCGTCTCGGTCGCATGGCACATGATCGACCTCAAGGCGATCCGCACCCTGCTGCGCACGGCACGGGCAGAGGCGGTGGTGCTGCTGGCAACGCTCGCCATGACCGTTCTTCGCGACCTGACAGAGGCCATCGTCACCGGCCTTGCCCTTGGCGCGCTGGTCTTCATGCACCGCATGGCGCAGATGAGCGGCGTGGACACGATGCTGGATGAAGCCGATACCGTTTCCCGGCCCGAAGACCGCGGGGAAACCCGCGAAACGGTGGTGCTGCGGCTGACAGGGGCCTATTTCTTCGGCTCCGCCCCGGTGATCGAAAGTGTTCTGGACCAGATCGTCGCGCGCCCCCGCCATCTGATCCTCGATCTGGCCGATGTGCCCCTTCTGGACATGACCGGCGCGCACAGCCTGACCGGATTCATCCGAAAGGCGCAGGATCAGGGCATGCAGGTCACTCTGGCCGCGCCGCGCCCCCAACACATGGAGATGCTGAAAGCGGCGGGCCTGCCGGATACGACAGCACGGGCACCAGACGTCGCGACCGCGCGCAAGCGCGCGGTCTGA
- a CDS encoding DUF1244 domain-containing protein produces MDDQTRTEIEAAAFRRLQQHLMEDRRDVQNIDMMNLAGFCRNCLSRWMQEAAAERGVEMTQAEARQAFYGMPYDEWKATYQTEATAAQQDAFQTAYAENVGKDSG; encoded by the coding sequence ATGGACGACCAGACACGAACCGAGATCGAGGCGGCCGCCTTTCGCCGGTTACAGCAGCACCTGATGGAAGACCGGCGCGACGTGCAGAACATCGACATGATGAACCTTGCCGGGTTTTGCCGAAACTGCCTGTCCCGCTGGATGCAGGAAGCCGCGGCAGAGCGCGGGGTCGAGATGACCCAGGCCGAGGCGCGGCAGGCGTTCTACGGGATGCCGTATGACGAGTGGAAGGCGACGTACCAGACCGAAGCGACGGCCGCACAACAGGATGCCTTCCAGACGGCCTATGCCGAGAATGTCGGCAAGGACAGCGGCTGA
- a CDS encoding N-formylglutamate amidohydrolase gives MTYQAYTTVEKGRTARWLVTCDHATNTVPDSVNGGSLGLTPEDMARHIAYDPGAAGVAARLAEKLNGPFVHTNFSRLVIDPNRGEDDPTLVMRLYDGSVIPANRDVDEAEVERRLNAFWRLYHGEVARLVARRPDTVYLAIHSFAPRLRGRDNRPWQIGILHGADDRLARPLIDRLNQEPDLFVGENEPYGGHLEGDAVDRHAIANSLPNVLIELRNDVIATEEDQIAWADRLAPIMEEALVEAGL, from the coding sequence ATGACTTATCAGGCATACACAACCGTCGAAAAGGGGCGCACGGCGCGCTGGCTGGTCACCTGCGACCATGCCACGAATACCGTGCCGGACAGCGTAAATGGCGGCAGTTTGGGGCTGACGCCAGAGGATATGGCCCGGCATATCGCCTATGACCCCGGCGCGGCGGGGGTCGCTGCGCGACTTGCCGAAAAGTTGAACGGGCCGTTCGTCCACACGAACTTTTCCCGCCTCGTCATCGACCCGAATCGTGGCGAAGACGACCCGACGCTGGTGATGCGGCTATACGACGGGTCAGTGATTCCGGCCAACCGTGACGTCGACGAGGCCGAAGTCGAACGGCGCTTGAACGCCTTCTGGCGCCTCTATCATGGCGAGGTCGCCCGGCTGGTGGCCCGACGGCCCGATACGGTGTACCTCGCGATCCACAGCTTTGCACCGCGCCTGCGCGGCCGCGACAACCGGCCCTGGCAGATCGGTATCCTGCATGGCGCCGATGATCGGCTTGCCCGCCCCCTGATCGATCGCCTGAACCAGGAGCCCGATCTTTTCGTCGGCGAAAACGAACCCTATGGCGGCCATCTGGAAGGGGACGCCGTCGACCGGCACGCCATCGCCAACAGCCTGCCGAACGTGCTGATCGAGTTGCGCAACGACGTGATCGCCACGGAGGAAGACCAGATCGCCTGGGCCGACCGGCTTGCCCCCATCATGGAGGAAGCGCTGGTCGAAGCGGGCCTGTAA
- the pyk gene encoding pyruvate kinase: MRRLRNLKIVATLGPASDDYDMIRALFEAGADVFRLNMSHGAHEEIARRHAIIRKIEQDTGRPIAILADLQGPKLRCGTFANGAAELEDGQDFRFDLDPTPGETHRVQLPHKEIFEALEPGSTLLVNDGKLRLKVKDCGPDFANCEVVVGGTISNRKGVNVPDVVLPVAALSEKDRRDLDFVLELGVDWLALSFVQRPEDVTEARALVGDRAAILSKIEKPAAVQCFDDILAVSDGIMVARGDLGVELPVQAVPPIQKRLVRACRAAAKPVIVATQMLESMIESPMPTRAEVSDVATAIYEGADAVMLSAESAAGQYPLEAVTTMNNVAVEVESDPTYRAILDASRHANRSTVADGIVSAAREIAETADIKAICCFTESGTTALKTARERPRVPIIALTPSTATGRRLSLSWGINCYFNETVERFKMAVVSAARAARAGGYGEGEDQIIVVAGLPFNMPGTTNILRVAPCEERLIFNVEPE; encoded by the coding sequence ATGAGACGTCTTCGCAATCTGAAAATCGTGGCCACCCTCGGGCCGGCCTCTGACGACTACGACATGATCCGGGCCCTGTTCGAGGCGGGGGCCGATGTCTTCAGGCTGAACATGAGCCATGGTGCGCATGAGGAGATCGCCCGCCGCCATGCCATCATCCGGAAGATCGAGCAGGACACCGGTCGCCCGATCGCGATCCTTGCCGACTTGCAGGGGCCGAAACTGCGATGCGGGACCTTCGCGAACGGTGCCGCCGAGCTTGAGGATGGGCAGGACTTCCGGTTCGACCTTGATCCCACGCCGGGAGAGACGCACCGGGTGCAACTGCCCCACAAGGAAATCTTCGAGGCACTGGAGCCCGGTTCCACGCTGCTGGTCAATGACGGCAAGCTGCGGCTGAAGGTCAAGGATTGCGGTCCGGACTTTGCCAATTGCGAGGTTGTGGTTGGCGGTACGATCTCGAACCGCAAGGGCGTGAACGTCCCCGATGTGGTGCTGCCCGTCGCCGCGTTGTCGGAAAAGGACCGGCGCGATCTGGATTTCGTTCTGGAGCTTGGCGTGGACTGGCTGGCGCTGTCCTTCGTGCAGCGGCCCGAGGATGTGACCGAGGCGCGCGCGCTTGTGGGCGACCGTGCCGCGATCCTGTCGAAGATCGAGAAGCCCGCGGCGGTGCAATGCTTCGACGATATCCTCGCGGTGTCTGACGGTATCATGGTCGCCCGCGGCGATCTGGGGGTCGAACTGCCAGTGCAGGCTGTTCCACCAATTCAAAAACGTCTGGTTCGTGCTTGCCGTGCAGCGGCCAAGCCGGTCATCGTGGCGACCCAGATGCTGGAAAGCATGATCGAAAGCCCGATGCCCACCCGGGCAGAAGTGTCAGACGTGGCAACCGCGATCTACGAAGGGGCCGATGCGGTGATGCTGTCGGCGGAGTCCGCGGCGGGCCAGTACCCGCTTGAGGCCGTGACGACCATGAACAATGTCGCGGTGGAGGTCGAAAGCGACCCGACCTATCGCGCCATTCTGGACGCCAGTCGCCATGCCAACCGGTCCACCGTGGCAGACGGGATCGTGTCGGCGGCCCGCGAGATTGCCGAGACCGCCGATATCAAGGCAATCTGCTGTTTCACCGAATCCGGCACGACCGCCCTGAAGACGGCCCGCGAACGGCCTCGGGTCCCGATCATTGCCTTGACGCCCTCGACGGCGACGGGACGGCGGTTGTCGCTGAGCTGGGGGATCAACTGCTACTTCAATGAGACGGTGGAACGCTTCAAGATGGCGGTGGTCAGCGCGGCGCGCGCGGCCCGTGCGGGCGGCTATGGCGAGGGCGAGGATCAGATCATCGTGGTCGCGGGCCTGCCCTTCAACATGCCGGGCACGACGAACATCCTGCGCGTCGCCCCGTGCGAGGAACGGCTGATCTTCAACGTGGAGCCGGAATAG
- a CDS encoding VPLPA-CTERM sorting domain-containing protein, giving the protein MKVASPLLALSLGLAATSLSAASVSVEGHVSVEFTGFSTTAYGGQTFDNPLSYDDPLFYDDPLFYDDPLFYDDPLFFSQIIANWTWAELFSPTGAAEFLERGNEIFVLGCSGQMLFACAGNPVLSGELDTFDYSFSDAELIFSPAGYTSTGSASAWSNAAGRHSYDSVVVTVSFDRFLVDGVQVAPVPLPATALLFGGAFAALGLIARRRDT; this is encoded by the coding sequence ATGAAAGTTGCATCGCCTTTGCTCGCCCTGTCTCTCGGACTTGCGGCAACGTCCCTTTCAGCGGCCTCGGTCTCGGTCGAGGGTCACGTCAGCGTGGAATTCACTGGTTTCTCGACCACCGCCTATGGTGGGCAGACCTTCGATAACCCGCTCTCTTATGACGACCCGTTGTTCTATGACGATCCGCTGTTTTACGATGACCCTCTGTTCTATGATGATCCGCTTTTCTTTTCTCAGATCATAGCAAACTGGACATGGGCGGAACTCTTTTCGCCAACCGGGGCGGCCGAGTTTCTGGAACGTGGAAACGAGATCTTTGTCTTGGGATGCTCGGGGCAAATGCTCTTTGCCTGTGCGGGAAATCCCGTGCTGTCCGGGGAACTCGACACGTTTGACTATAGCTTTTCGGATGCTGAACTGATCTTTTCACCCGCTGGCTATACGTCGACGGGATCGGCAAGCGCGTGGTCCAACGCTGCAGGTCGGCACAGCTATGACAGCGTTGTCGTGACCGTCTCGTTCGACCGGTTTTTGGTTGACGGTGTCCAAGTGGCGCCTGTCCCCTTGCCTGCGACGGCGTTGCTATTCGGCGGAGCATTTGCTGCGCTCGGCCTGATCGCCCGGCGTCGCGACACCTAA
- the rpmI gene encoding 50S ribosomal protein L35, giving the protein MPKMKTKSSAKKRFKVTAKGRVKAAQAGKRHGMIKRTTKFIRTARGTTTLSAPDEKLAKSYMPYSR; this is encoded by the coding sequence ATGCCCAAGATGAAGACAAAGTCGAGCGCCAAGAAGCGCTTCAAGGTGACGGCGAAAGGCCGGGTCAAGGCGGCCCAGGCCGGCAAGCGCCACGGCATGATCAAGCGGACCACCAAGTTCATCCGTACCGCACGCGGCACGACCACGCTCTCGGCCCCGGACGAGAAGCTGGCCAAGTCGTACATGCCCTATTCGCGCTGA
- the rplT gene encoding 50S ribosomal protein L20 has protein sequence MSRVKGGTTTHARHKKVIKAAKGYYGRRKNAFKTATQAVDKANQYATRDRKQRKRNFRALWIQRINAAVRAHDEALTYSRFINGLNTAGIEVDRKVLADLAVNEPEAFGAIVEKAKAALA, from the coding sequence ATGTCCCGAGTCAAAGGTGGAACCACCACTCACGCCCGTCACAAGAAGGTCATCAAGGCTGCCAAAGGCTACTACGGCCGTCGCAAGAACGCCTTCAAGACTGCCACGCAGGCTGTCGACAAGGCCAACCAGTACGCGACCCGCGACCGCAAGCAGCGCAAGCGGAATTTCCGCGCGCTCTGGATCCAGCGGATCAACGCCGCCGTGCGGGCCCATGATGAGGCACTGACCTATTCGCGCTTCATCAACGGTCTGAACACCGCCGGGATCGAGGTGGACCGCAAGGTTCTGGCCGATCTGGCCGTGAACGAGCCCGAAGCCTTCGGTGCTATCGTGGAAAAGGCCAAGGCCGCGCTCGCCTGA
- a CDS encoding nitrogen fixation protein NifQ yields the protein MIDGDAYGWLMAGANRDVDPFDTHIVASILALAIEEGGALPDRCGLTQSAIADMAGQYFPSRAAALADMAAGGRHTPEIEEESVRGLLLSHASGQNPLETPLAAMVARRAVEPNHLWQDLGLRNRDELSDLLDRHFGPLARQNSDGMKWKRFFYRKLCEAEGFVLCTTPVCTDCSDFDMCFGEETGEARLARSRRADTQTLVNIG from the coding sequence ATGATCGATGGCGATGCCTATGGCTGGCTGATGGCCGGTGCCAATCGCGATGTCGATCCATTCGACACCCATATCGTCGCCTCGATCCTCGCGCTGGCGATCGAGGAAGGCGGCGCCCTTCCCGACCGGTGCGGTCTGACGCAATCGGCAATCGCTGACATGGCCGGGCAGTACTTCCCAAGCCGTGCGGCGGCCCTTGCCGATATGGCCGCAGGCGGACGCCACACACCGGAGATCGAGGAAGAGTCGGTCCGGGGGTTGCTGCTGAGCCATGCCAGCGGCCAGAACCCGCTGGAAACACCGTTGGCCGCAATGGTGGCGCGACGGGCGGTGGAGCCGAACCACCTGTGGCAGGATCTGGGGCTGCGGAACCGGGACGAACTCTCTGACTTGCTCGACCGTCATTTCGGGCCGCTGGCGCGCCAGAATTCCGATGGCATGAAATGGAAACGCTTCTTCTACCGCAAACTGTGCGAGGCCGAAGGCTTCGTTCTGTGCACGACGCCGGTGTGCACCGACTGCAGCGATTTCGACATGTGCTTTGGCGAGGAAACCGGTGAAGCCCGTCTGGCCCGATCACGGCGGGCGGACACACAGACGCTTGTCAACATCGGCTGA